The following proteins are co-located in the Sulfurospirillum deleyianum DSM 6946 genome:
- a CDS encoding nickel-dependent hydrogenase large subunit, protein MSKRIVVDPITRIEGHLRVEVIVDDNNVVTEAYASSTLWRGIETILKGRDPRDAGFMVQRICGVCTYSHYKAGIAAVENALGIEPPLNAKLTRTLMNCALFLHDHVVHFYHLHGLDWVDVVSALKADPHKAAAEAFKYTDAPIACGADDLVVVQKRVAEFVKKGNLGPFANAYWGHATYKLTPEQNLIAVSHYLKALEMQRVAAQMMAIFGAKQPHPQSLTVGGVTCIMDLQTPSRLGEYMTKFKEMAEFVNRAYYADVVMAGLAYANEPSVTGGLGVPNLWTHQEFQVNASEYLFNSGLMMGEDVVNLISGKPFKVQQIDESKITEEATHAWYKDNAAYHPYEGRQEPNYTGLKDAQTINDKGVLAPTKVVDEKGKYTWVKAPRYDGKPLQVGPLANIVVNYALGNKRVKTVVDKFLKDTGLPISAVASTLGRTACRMLETKVVADYGLEAFTSLINNLKVDDSTCATYKIDKNKEYKGRYIGHVPRGTLSHWVKIKNGVIENYQAVVPTTWNASPKDAKGIRGSYEESLIGLKIADLSQPLEIVRLVHSYDPCLACAVHVMDAKGNEMSSYKVNVSGSSCSC, encoded by the coding sequence ATGAGCAAAAGAATCGTAGTTGACCCAATTACCAGAATTGAAGGACACTTAAGAGTTGAAGTCATTGTTGATGATAACAATGTAGTCACAGAAGCATATGCTTCTTCTACCCTTTGGAGAGGTATTGAAACAATCCTTAAGGGCAGAGATCCAAGAGATGCAGGTTTTATGGTTCAAAGAATTTGTGGTGTTTGTACTTATTCTCACTATAAAGCAGGTATTGCAGCAGTTGAAAATGCATTAGGTATTGAGCCTCCATTGAATGCAAAATTAACACGTACATTGATGAACTGTGCGCTTTTCTTGCATGACCACGTGGTTCACTTTTATCATCTTCATGGACTTGACTGGGTTGATGTTGTGTCTGCCCTTAAAGCTGATCCACATAAAGCAGCGGCTGAAGCATTTAAATATACTGATGCACCTATTGCGTGTGGTGCAGATGATTTGGTTGTTGTTCAAAAAAGAGTAGCAGAGTTTGTTAAAAAAGGAAACCTTGGACCATTTGCTAATGCATACTGGGGACACGCAACTTATAAATTGACACCTGAGCAAAATTTAATTGCGGTATCTCACTACTTAAAAGCACTTGAGATGCAACGTGTTGCTGCTCAAATGATGGCTATTTTTGGTGCAAAACAACCGCATCCTCAAAGCTTAACCGTGGGTGGTGTGACATGTATTATGGATCTTCAAACACCTTCACGTTTGGGTGAATATATGACAAAATTCAAAGAGATGGCAGAGTTTGTGAACCGTGCATACTATGCGGACGTTGTTATGGCTGGACTTGCGTATGCGAATGAACCAAGCGTCACAGGCGGTCTTGGCGTTCCAAATCTTTGGACACATCAAGAGTTCCAAGTCAATGCAAGTGAATATTTGTTTAACAGTGGTTTGATGATGGGTGAGGATGTTGTCAATCTCATTAGTGGAAAACCATTTAAAGTTCAACAAATTGATGAGAGTAAAATTACCGAAGAAGCAACCCATGCATGGTACAAAGACAATGCTGCATATCATCCTTATGAGGGTCGTCAAGAACCAAATTACACAGGTCTTAAAGATGCTCAAACCATTAATGATAAAGGCGTGTTAGCACCTACTAAAGTCGTGGATGAAAAAGGTAAATATACATGGGTTAAAGCACCACGTTATGATGGCAAACCACTTCAAGTAGGACCATTGGCAAATATCGTTGTGAACTATGCCCTTGGCAACAAACGTGTCAAAACAGTTGTGGATAAATTCCTAAAAGATACAGGTCTTCCTATTTCAGCTGTCGCTTCAACACTTGGACGTACTGCATGTCGTATGTTGGAGACTAAAGTGGTTGCTGATTATGGTTTAGAAGCATTTACATCATTGATTAATAACTTGAAAGTAGATGATTCAACATGTGCGACATACAAAATTGATAAAAACAAAGAGTATAAAGGTCGCTACATTGGTCACGTACCACGTGGTACCCTCAGTCACTGGGTTAAAATCAAAAATGGCGTCATTGAAAATTACCAAGCAGTTGTTCCAACCACATGGAATGCAAGTCCAAAGGATGCAAAAGGGATAAGAGGTTCTTATGAAGAATCATTGATCGGTCTTAAAATTGCAGATCTTTCTCAGCCACTCGAAATTGTAAGACTTGTTCACTCTTATGACCCATGTCTTGCATGTGCTGTACATGTCATGGATGCAAAAGGTAATGAGATGAGCAGTTATAAGGTGAATGTTAGCGGCTCATCTTGTTCTTGCTAA
- a CDS encoding helix-turn-helix domain-containing protein, with translation MENLYFEFSEEEMSEFYRCIGRNVKKLRQKKGLTQMELGLALGHTGVGTISVSEVYYNKKHFNLEHLYKIAHILEVDICEFFKPTESI, from the coding sequence TTGGAAAATCTATATTTTGAATTCAGCGAAGAAGAAATGTCAGAGTTTTATCGCTGCATTGGAAGAAACGTTAAAAAACTTAGACAGAAAAAAGGTTTGACTCAAATGGAGTTAGGACTTGCTCTTGGTCATACAGGAGTAGGTACAATTTCTGTCTCAGAAGTTTATTACAACAAAAAACATTTTAATTTGGAACACCTTTATAAAATAGCTCACATCTTAGAAGTTGATATCTGCGAATTTTTTAAGCCCACTGAGTCAATCTGA
- a CDS encoding YgiQ family radical SAM protein: MFLPTTQEEMHQRGWKQLDVILITSDAYIDSPYMGVSVVGRILEKAGYKVGIIAQPDVTCKEDISRLGEPKLFWGVSGGSVDSMVSNYTATKKFRNLDDYTPGGINNKRPDRASLVYTNLIRQCFKETVPIMLGGIEASLRRVTHYDFWSNKLRKPILFDAKADYLLYGMSDKSILEFADALKNGEKPLHVRGLSYISKEPNEAYLVLPSHDECVSDKLKFMDMFDLFYHNNDPLSAKGLCQKVDTRYLIQNPPALYLSTEEMDEVSSLPFMRDAHPYYKKMGAIKALETIKFSISTHQGCYGECNFCAISVHQGRTIRSRSTTSIVNEAKHFATYKDFKGIISDLGGPTANMYGYECEKKITKGSCESKRCMFPKMCKALKPTHKKQLDLLRHIRALPHVKKAFVASGIRYDLISEDKAYGYEYLKEIIQHHTSGQMKIAPEHIDDEILSLMGKPGKEALVEFKALFDKLSKESGKKQFLTYYLIAAHPGCDERHMHSLKQFASQVLKINPEQAQVFTPTPSTYSTLMYYTGLHYKTRQPLFVEKDTLKKEKQKAIVIAKESSFKSGFSS, encoded by the coding sequence ATGTTTTTACCCACAACCCAAGAAGAAATGCACCAAAGAGGCTGGAAGCAACTTGATGTCATTCTTATTACCTCAGATGCGTATATCGATAGCCCTTATATGGGGGTTTCTGTTGTGGGGCGTATCTTAGAAAAAGCGGGATACAAGGTAGGCATTATCGCTCAACCTGATGTTACATGTAAAGAGGATATTTCACGTTTGGGTGAACCTAAACTTTTTTGGGGTGTGAGTGGTGGCAGTGTGGATTCGATGGTCTCTAACTACACCGCAACAAAAAAATTTCGAAATTTAGATGACTACACACCAGGAGGCATCAACAACAAACGTCCTGATCGTGCCAGTTTAGTCTACACCAATCTGATTCGACAATGTTTCAAAGAGACTGTTCCCATCATGTTAGGAGGCATTGAAGCGAGTCTTAGGCGTGTCACCCACTACGACTTTTGGAGCAATAAACTTCGAAAACCCATTTTATTTGATGCCAAAGCGGATTACCTGCTTTATGGCATGTCCGATAAAAGTATTTTAGAGTTTGCCGATGCGCTTAAAAACGGTGAAAAACCTTTACATGTAAGAGGGCTTTCTTACATCTCCAAAGAGCCAAACGAGGCGTATCTTGTTCTTCCAAGCCATGATGAATGTGTCAGTGATAAACTGAAATTCATGGATATGTTTGATCTTTTTTACCACAATAATGACCCGCTAAGCGCTAAGGGCTTATGTCAAAAAGTCGATACTCGTTACCTTATTCAAAACCCACCTGCACTCTATTTGAGTACGGAAGAGATGGATGAAGTAAGTAGCTTACCTTTTATGCGTGATGCCCATCCTTATTATAAAAAAATGGGAGCCATTAAAGCCTTAGAGACGATTAAATTTTCTATCTCAACCCATCAAGGCTGTTATGGTGAGTGTAATTTCTGTGCGATTAGTGTGCATCAAGGTAGAACCATCCGTTCTCGCTCCACCACGTCCATTGTGAATGAAGCCAAACACTTTGCGACCTACAAAGATTTTAAAGGCATTATCTCCGACTTAGGAGGTCCTACGGCGAATATGTACGGTTATGAGTGTGAAAAAAAAATAACCAAAGGGAGCTGTGAAAGTAAGCGGTGTATGTTTCCTAAAATGTGCAAGGCACTTAAACCCACCCATAAAAAACAGCTCGATTTATTGCGACACATCAGAGCCCTTCCGCATGTAAAAAAAGCCTTTGTGGCTTCAGGGATTCGATACGATTTAATCAGTGAGGATAAAGCCTATGGCTATGAATACTTAAAAGAGATTATCCAGCATCACACCAGCGGTCAAATGAAAATTGCGCCTGAGCATATTGACGATGAAATCTTGAGCCTAATGGGAAAACCAGGTAAAGAGGCGCTGGTTGAATTTAAAGCCCTCTTTGATAAACTCTCTAAAGAATCAGGCAAAAAACAGTTTCTTACCTACTATCTTATTGCCGCACACCCCGGATGCGATGAGCGCCATATGCACTCACTCAAACAGTTTGCCTCTCAGGTTTTAAAAATCAATCCCGAACAAGCGCAGGTCTTTACCCCAACGCCTTCGACCTACTCGACGCTGATGTACTACACAGGGCTTCATTATAAAACACGACAACCTCTTTTTGTGGAAAAAGATACCCTCAAAAAAGAGAAACAAAAAGCCATTGTCATTGCTAAGGAGTCTTCGTTCAAAAGTGGCTTTAGTAGCTAA
- a CDS encoding antirestriction protein ArdA, producing the protein MLKLYITDLSAYNNGFLVGEWVTLPLSGKELYLAIQQVLNEGEYLCQSDSIHEEIFITDYEWMGLELFNVSEYDSPWDVNDDVGKVLELSESKQKAVAFLLSQQITYDVDDAIGKADDVIIHENQTLEDVAYYLLQECYELDKLPPIIANNIDYEGVARELDCDGNYFEVDGDVFEYCG; encoded by the coding sequence ATGTTAAAACTTTATATTACAGACCTCAGTGCTTACAACAATGGATTCTTAGTTGGAGAATGGGTAACGCTGCCTTTAAGTGGTAAAGAGCTCTATCTAGCTATCCAACAAGTGCTTAACGAAGGAGAATACCTGTGTCAATCAGATTCAATCCATGAAGAAATCTTTATCACTGATTATGAGTGGATGGGACTTGAACTCTTTAATGTCAGTGAGTATGACTCTCCTTGGGATGTGAATGATGATGTTGGCAAAGTATTAGAACTGAGTGAGTCCAAGCAAAAGGCAGTGGCATTTCTTCTGAGTCAACAGATTACCTACGATGTGGATGACGCTATTGGTAAAGCCGATGATGTGATTATCCATGAAAATCAAACTTTAGAAGATGTGGCGTATTATCTGCTTCAAGAGTGTTATGAGCTCGATAAATTACCGCCTATTATTGCCAATAACATTGACTACGAAGGCGTGGCAAGGGAGCTGGATTGTGATGGAAATTACTTTGAAGTGGATGGGGATGTGTTTGAATATTGTGGGTAA
- a CDS encoding TerB family tellurite resistance protein produces MKLATEEKFAFLQLAQYIAKLDGEYGPKEREVVNEYCTEMGIENVEINIELFDLESILAVFKSAKSQKIAMLSLMVLIHIDDKYGIYEHKVMYNIAQKFHLDERQMHLFSMWGKAGSAIYEQALVFIED; encoded by the coding sequence ATGAAACTTGCGACCGAAGAGAAGTTTGCTTTTTTGCAGTTAGCACAATATATTGCAAAGTTAGATGGAGAGTATGGTCCAAAAGAGAGAGAAGTGGTTAATGAATATTGTACAGAAATGGGTATAGAAAATGTAGAAATCAATATAGAACTTTTTGATTTAGAGAGTATCTTAGCTGTTTTCAAATCAGCCAAAAGCCAAAAAATAGCGATGCTTTCGTTAATGGTTTTAATTCATATTGATGATAAATACGGTATTTATGAACATAAAGTTATGTACAATATCGCACAAAAATTTCATTTAGATGAGAGACAAATGCATCTCTTCTCCATGTGGGGGAAAGCAGGTTCAGCGATTTATGAACAAGCACTCGTTTTTATAGAAGATTAA
- the cybH gene encoding Ni/Fe-hydrogenase, b-type cytochrome subunit, whose amino-acid sequence MKRNMEFEFSAGLRWTHWLRAIAMVVLTVTGFYITYGFITPEASDEPILFLNAKFRMWHEIFGFLLIAITIYKTYLFFFDKTSAKERVSLRDCLSPTIWIKQIKYYLFMGEHPHLRGVYNPLQFAAYVGLYMMIFVLCVTGLILYVHCYQGGGIGLFLYDYMRPLEAMMGGLAMVREIHHIFMWGILIFLPIHMYLAMFNSIMGKEGAMDAIISGYKFLKNDHKH is encoded by the coding sequence ATGAAACGAAATATGGAATTTGAATTCTCGGCGGGGCTTCGTTGGACGCACTGGCTAAGAGCTATAGCAATGGTTGTTTTAACGGTAACGGGATTTTATATCACGTACGGTTTTATTACACCAGAAGCGTCGGACGAGCCGATTTTATTTCTAAATGCAAAGTTTAGAATGTGGCATGAAATTTTTGGATTTTTATTGATTGCGATTACAATCTATAAAACATACCTTTTCTTTTTTGATAAAACCAGTGCAAAAGAGAGGGTTTCATTGCGAGATTGTTTAAGTCCAACGATTTGGATTAAGCAGATTAAATATTACCTTTTTATGGGAGAACATCCACATTTAAGAGGGGTATATAATCCTTTACAATTTGCGGCATACGTAGGGTTGTATATGATGATTTTTGTCTTGTGTGTAACAGGACTTATTTTATATGTACATTGTTATCAAGGTGGGGGTATTGGTCTTTTCTTGTATGACTACATGCGTCCGCTTGAAGCAATGATGGGTGGTTTAGCAATGGTAAGAGAGATTCACCATATTTTTATGTGGGGAATTTTAATCTTTTTACCAATCCATATGTACTTAGCGATGTTTAACTCTATTATGGGTAAAGAGGGTGCAATGGATGCTATTATCAGTGGTTATAAGTTTCTTAAAAACGACCATAAGCATTAA
- a CDS encoding HyaD/HybD family hydrogenase maturation endopeptidase: MKVLVLGIGNVMFSDEGVGVHLCRLVEQKYAFSSDEHTLTFIDGGTLAERLIPIIAEYDYLIVLDCVDARDGEIGDVYFFDFENVPNSITWQGSVHEVEMLQTLSMMDLVGDRPPTKVVGIIPEVVDITTLQMTPAVLKGSEIMEKTLLKHLSELGFSYRQVKEIDIQSVADTSCLEER; the protein is encoded by the coding sequence TTGAAAGTATTGGTTTTAGGCATTGGCAATGTGATGTTCTCCGACGAAGGTGTCGGAGTTCATCTTTGCCGCCTTGTTGAACAAAAGTATGCGTTTTCTTCAGATGAACACACCCTCACTTTTATTGATGGTGGTACCCTTGCTGAGAGATTAATTCCCATTATTGCCGAGTACGATTATCTTATTGTACTTGATTGTGTGGATGCCCGTGATGGAGAAATAGGTGATGTCTATTTTTTCGATTTTGAAAATGTCCCTAATTCTATTACATGGCAGGGTAGTGTGCATGAAGTTGAAATGCTTCAAACACTCTCAATGATGGACCTTGTAGGCGATAGACCTCCGACAAAAGTTGTAGGTATTATTCCTGAAGTTGTCGATATCACAACACTTCAAATGACTCCTGCTGTTTTAAAAGGGAGTGAAATTATGGAAAAAACTCTTCTAAAACATTTAAGTGAGTTAGGATTTTCGTATCGACAAGTTAAAGAGATTGATATTCAAAGTGTTGCAGATACGTCCTGTTTGGAGGAGCGATGA
- a CDS encoding tyrosine-type recombinase/integrase, whose protein sequence is MNVRLDGIQVKKTTGLADTKANRLLVQKEILPKFLQSLEKPDENVTLQYYIDRFIKEKKHFLKERTFYRYKSIIDQYITPKYAHKKVVDIKTSLLKEYLNYQFGLGKSAKSIELYRTVFSGLLQEALFDNVISSNPFVNIKRKPIQKPVITPFSKSEVRLLLEESEGWLQNYIAVATYTGLRSGEIIGLKWNDISHNVISVRRTRDFNRDTKPKTLNSMRDVPLFEGLKPFLDNQRKITGQCEYVFVRRDKKPWSDTQNISCAYWYPLLDRLGLKRRRLYEMRHTFATNMLNSGKYKVTDIAQMLGHSTTEYLFNVYSRYIEAERKNVDSTVDIYKIS, encoded by the coding sequence ATGAATGTTAGATTGGATGGGATTCAGGTTAAAAAAACAACGGGGTTGGCTGACACAAAAGCAAACCGTTTGTTGGTTCAAAAAGAAATACTGCCAAAGTTTTTACAAAGCCTCGAAAAGCCTGACGAGAATGTAACGCTTCAGTATTACATCGATAGGTTCATCAAAGAAAAGAAGCATTTTCTCAAGGAAAGAACATTTTATCGATACAAAAGTATTATAGACCAGTACATCACTCCTAAGTATGCTCATAAAAAGGTTGTAGATATTAAAACAAGCCTTTTAAAAGAGTATCTGAACTACCAGTTTGGATTAGGAAAAAGTGCTAAGAGTATTGAGCTTTATAGAACTGTTTTTAGTGGGTTGCTTCAAGAGGCGTTGTTTGACAATGTGATTAGTTCTAATCCGTTTGTCAATATCAAACGTAAGCCCATACAAAAGCCAGTCATAACACCATTTTCCAAAAGTGAAGTGAGACTTTTGCTTGAAGAATCTGAGGGTTGGTTACAGAACTATATCGCAGTAGCTACTTACACTGGTTTGCGCAGTGGTGAAATTATTGGTTTAAAATGGAATGATATTAGTCATAATGTCATCAGTGTTAGAAGGACAAGGGACTTTAACAGAGACACGAAGCCTAAAACACTGAACTCAATGAGGGATGTACCTTTATTTGAGGGATTGAAACCATTTTTAGACAACCAAAGAAAGATTACGGGTCAGTGTGAATATGTTTTTGTTCGTAGGGATAAAAAGCCATGGAGTGACACACAAAATATATCATGTGCTTATTGGTATCCCTTGTTGGATAGGTTAGGGCTCAAACGAAGAAGGCTGTATGAGATGAGACATACATTTGCAACCAATATGCTAAATTCTGGAAAATACAAAGTGACAGATATAGCACAAATGTTAGGTCATTCAACTACGGAATATCTTTTTAATGTCTATTCTCGGTATATTGAAGCTGAGAGAAAAAATGTAGATTCGACAGTCGATATTTACAAAATAAGCTAA
- a CDS encoding glucose-6-phosphate isomerase, giving the protein MKNSLYFNIKVEEGIFDKIVAEQKSIGYYTLPEQDISYLLNYLEEFKSKNDYDAIKDIAIIGIGGSSLGPKAIFRALQGIRDFDKRLHLFESTDPASIRSTLNKLDIKNTHFFVISKSGTTIETISVYKYVISLLKTKDIPLDYRFTFVTDDGSKLEAHAKTFNSFVLHIPVNVGGRFSVLSAAGLAPLFLAGVDIQRLLDGALAIKQSFFEDGYIKETLLKKATYYAKNSMNYNINTLFAYSESLDSFTDWYVQLWGESLGKKQRHSSFNVGLTPVGLIGPKDQHSFLQLIVEGLRDKSVTVLKIENFDDKIKIPAITLKELEGLDLMNGIAFCDLINMQADSTIEALLDKKDIPIDTITLQHIDEENIGKLIYYYELLTSLVGQMMNVNTYDQPGVESGKKILEGKLLEERKNFPPKKGK; this is encoded by the coding sequence TTGAAAAATTCACTCTATTTTAACATTAAAGTAGAAGAGGGCATCTTCGATAAAATCGTTGCGGAACAAAAAAGCATTGGTTATTATACGTTGCCTGAGCAAGACATTAGTTATTTGTTAAATTACTTAGAAGAGTTTAAATCTAAAAATGATTACGATGCGATTAAAGATATTGCGATTATCGGTATTGGGGGAAGTTCTTTAGGTCCTAAAGCTATTTTTAGAGCTTTACAAGGGATTCGTGATTTTGACAAACGCTTACATCTTTTTGAAAGTACTGACCCAGCTTCCATTCGCTCCACACTCAATAAACTCGACATTAAAAATACCCACTTTTTTGTTATCAGTAAGTCAGGTACGACGATTGAAACGATTTCAGTTTACAAATACGTCATTTCCCTTCTTAAAACCAAAGATATCCCTTTAGATTATCGCTTTACCTTTGTAACGGATGATGGTTCAAAACTTGAAGCACATGCTAAAACGTTTAACTCTTTTGTGTTGCATATTCCTGTCAATGTGGGTGGACGTTTCTCCGTTTTAAGTGCGGCAGGTCTTGCGCCACTGTTTTTAGCGGGTGTGGATATTCAACGTCTTCTTGATGGGGCATTAGCGATTAAACAAAGCTTTTTTGAAGATGGTTACATTAAAGAGACCTTGCTGAAAAAAGCGACCTATTATGCGAAGAACTCCATGAATTACAACATTAATACGCTCTTTGCGTACTCTGAGAGTTTAGACAGTTTTACGGACTGGTATGTTCAGCTTTGGGGTGAGAGTTTGGGTAAAAAACAGCGTCACAGCAGTTTTAACGTGGGTCTAACACCTGTGGGACTGATTGGTCCAAAAGATCAACACTCTTTCTTACAGCTCATTGTTGAGGGACTTCGTGATAAGAGTGTTACCGTTTTGAAAATTGAAAATTTTGATGATAAGATTAAAATTCCCGCTATTACACTCAAAGAGCTTGAAGGGCTTGATTTGATGAATGGCATTGCATTTTGTGATTTGATTAATATGCAAGCAGATTCCACCATTGAAGCATTGTTGGATAAAAAAGATATTCCTATTGACACGATTACCCTTCAACATATTGATGAAGAAAATATTGGAAAGCTTATTTACTATTATGAGTTACTGACCTCTCTTGTTGGTCAAATGATGAATGTCAATACCTACGACCAACCTGGTGTTGAGAGTGGAAAGAAAATCCTTGAGGGTAAATTGCTTGAGGAGAGAAAAAACTTTCCTCCTAAAAAAGGAAAATAG
- a CDS encoding DUF2958 domain-containing protein, which translates to MKLLTKELEAKLPPLYSQDGKGDEALALVKFFTPDSSWTWYATEYDPVERVFFGLVDGLEKELGYFRLDELESIKGPLGLSIERDIYFEPTRLYELR; encoded by the coding sequence ATGAAGCTTTTAACCAAAGAGCTTGAAGCCAAACTACCCCCTTTGTATTCTCAAGATGGTAAAGGTGATGAAGCTCTAGCCTTGGTAAAGTTCTTTACGCCAGACTCTTCTTGGACATGGTATGCCACGGAGTATGACCCAGTGGAGCGTGTGTTCTTTGGTCTAGTAGATGGCTTGGAAAAAGAGCTTGGGTACTTTCGTTTGGATGAACTCGAATCCATCAAAGGACCACTGGGTCTTAGCATTGAACGTGATATTTACTTTGAGCCAACAAGGCTTTATGAGCTACGTTAA
- a CDS encoding opacity family porin has protein sequence MKKSLIVASLLLVGSSALVAADMDNSWFVGGEFGAQKMKFTDTATVTLAGVTASESETSKLNATYEALKVGKYFEYGRVYGSLGKQNEKDDFSSYSLGLGYDYMFKNKSDFTPFLGVNASYTKGKIDDADLALMGMDKLKGFNYGIEAGIVYAATKNIELEIGARYMKSNVDSSGSDSVTYAPAVVNAKIEADNVVQYYVGLNYKF, from the coding sequence ATGAAAAAAAGTTTAATCGTAGCATCGTTGCTATTGGTTGGTAGTTCTGCACTAGTGGCAGCGGATATGGATAACAGTTGGTTTGTTGGTGGTGAGTTTGGTGCACAAAAAATGAAATTCACGGATACAGCAACAGTAACTCTTGCCGGTGTTACTGCCTCTGAGTCAGAAACATCTAAGTTAAATGCAACTTACGAGGCTTTAAAAGTTGGTAAATATTTTGAATATGGAAGAGTTTATGGCAGTTTAGGTAAGCAAAATGAAAAAGATGATTTTTCATCTTATTCACTAGGCTTAGGCTATGACTATATGTTTAAAAATAAGTCTGACTTTACACCTTTTTTAGGCGTTAATGCTTCTTATACAAAAGGAAAAATAGACGATGCCGACCTTGCTTTGATGGGAATGGATAAGCTAAAAGGCTTTAATTATGGCATTGAAGCGGGAATTGTTTATGCTGCTACTAAAAATATTGAACTTGAGATTGGCGCTAGATATATGAAAAGTAATGTAGACTCATCAGGCTCAGACTCTGTTACTTATGCTCCAGCAGTCGTAAATGCAAAAATAGAAGCTGATAATGTTGTCCAATACTATGTAGGTCTTAACTACAAATTCTAA
- a CDS encoding hydrogenase small subunit, with protein MEHAKLYERLAQRLSSLEKFPRIKEGKSIAALMEENGISRRDFMKWAAGVTAMLSLPSSFTPLMAQAAELTDRLPVVWLHMAECTGCSESLLRSDAPTIDSLIFDHISLEYHETVMVACGWQAEHNLESALEKYKGKFILMVEGGIPAGNSEYFLTVGPHGHTGQSTAKKAADAAAAIFAIGSCSSFGGIQAAHPNPTNAQPLSKITNKPVINVPGCPPSEKNIVGNVLHYILFGTLPALDAYNRPKWAYGLRIHDLCERRGHFDAGEFVETFGDEGAKKGFCLYKVGCKGPYTFNNCSRERFNQHTSWPVQAGHGCIGCSEPGFWDNMGPFEEPLGDRLYHTVYGDGADKTADKVGVALLTATAVGIAAHAAIAAVKGSGKSEE; from the coding sequence ATGGAACACGCAAAACTTTACGAGAGACTTGCGCAAAGATTGAGCAGTCTTGAGAAGTTCCCTCGTATCAAAGAGGGCAAATCCATTGCGGCATTGATGGAGGAAAATGGAATTAGCCGTAGAGATTTTATGAAGTGGGCAGCGGGCGTTACTGCCATGTTATCTCTACCTTCATCTTTTACTCCGCTAATGGCGCAGGCTGCAGAGTTAACAGATCGTTTACCTGTTGTGTGGTTGCACATGGCAGAGTGTACAGGATGTAGTGAGAGTTTGTTACGATCAGATGCTCCAACGATTGATAGTTTGATTTTTGATCACATCTCTTTAGAGTACCATGAAACAGTGATGGTTGCTTGTGGATGGCAAGCTGAGCACAATTTAGAGAGTGCACTTGAAAAATACAAAGGTAAATTTATCTTAATGGTAGAAGGTGGTATTCCAGCGGGCAATAGCGAATACTTCTTGACCGTTGGACCACATGGACATACCGGTCAAAGTACGGCTAAGAAAGCGGCGGATGCTGCTGCGGCTATTTTTGCGATTGGTTCTTGTTCAAGTTTTGGTGGTATCCAAGCGGCGCATCCAAACCCAACCAACGCACAGCCATTGAGTAAAATTACGAATAAGCCAGTCATTAATGTTCCAGGATGTCCTCCAAGCGAGAAAAACATTGTGGGTAACGTATTGCATTATATTTTATTTGGCACACTTCCAGCATTGGATGCATATAATCGTCCAAAATGGGCTTATGGTCTTAGAATTCATGATCTTTGTGAGAGACGTGGTCACTTTGATGCGGGTGAATTTGTTGAGACTTTTGGTGATGAGGGCGCAAAAAAAGGTTTTTGTCTTTACAAAGTAGGTTGTAAAGGTCCTTATACCTTTAATAACTGTTCACGTGAGAGATTTAACCAACATACTTCATGGCCAGTTCAAGCAGGACATGGTTGTATTGGTTGTTCAGAACCTGGCTTCTGGGACAATATGGGACCATTTGAAGAACCATTAGGTGATAGACTCTATCATACTGTTTATGGTGATGGTGCTGATAAAACTGCTGATAAAGTAGGTGTTGCACTTTTAACAGCAACAGCAGTAGGTATTGCGGCTCACGCAGCGATTGCAGCCGTTAAGGGCAGTGGAAAAAGCGAAGAATAA